The Arthrobacter sp. NicSoilC5 genome has a window encoding:
- a CDS encoding LCP family protein, whose product MGRGRDNRDNEADLSAGPGPASRHADSHDVGAARHLGPLRSMPLWLKAVTGVVALVLVAAAAFAGFWFFRLQNNISKAPLNAGGESTESPGNDATGRLQILILGSDTRDGKNSEYGTADDSTGYGKSDVMMLMDISEDNKRVNVISFPRDLLVDIPDCKDRKTNKDYPARTGVMINEAMSEAGIGCAVDTVNKLTGMQVDHFMMADFNAVKELSNAVGGVDVCISDAVYDPDSRLRLPAGTSSVQGEMALAYLRTRHAFADGGDLGRIKAQQGFLSSLTRKIKDDGTLSDPAKMLKIADVVTQNLTVDNGLASVPTLLTIGNRLKDIDISKVAFVAVPTTPAPVDPNRLVIAEPAGAQLFSAMRKNVDLTDPTAPTTPSPSETAAPPAPTETATPVPPYNKAIQPVTVANGSGINGRAQELVQALVAGGFAQTGQFLAQPVAKTAVYYGNGFADVAADVAALLGIPATLMIPAPGVAGVQVYVGSDFTTGTAFGAGGGAAAALPQDIVNQTAGDKVCQQANPDLIVRQ is encoded by the coding sequence GTGGGTCGAGGCCGCGATAACCGCGACAACGAGGCTGACTTGTCAGCCGGACCGGGACCGGCGTCCCGTCACGCGGACAGCCATGACGTCGGTGCCGCACGGCACCTTGGCCCCCTGCGCAGCATGCCCCTGTGGCTGAAGGCCGTCACCGGCGTGGTGGCCCTGGTCCTGGTGGCGGCTGCCGCGTTCGCCGGGTTCTGGTTCTTCCGGCTCCAGAACAACATCTCCAAGGCCCCGCTGAACGCCGGCGGCGAAAGCACCGAGTCCCCGGGGAACGATGCCACCGGACGCCTGCAGATCCTGATCCTCGGCTCGGACACCCGGGACGGGAAGAACTCAGAGTACGGAACCGCCGACGATTCCACCGGCTACGGCAAGTCGGACGTCATGATGCTGATGGACATCTCCGAGGACAACAAGCGGGTCAACGTCATCAGCTTTCCCCGGGACCTCCTGGTGGACATTCCGGACTGCAAGGACAGGAAGACCAACAAGGACTACCCTGCCCGCACCGGCGTGATGATCAATGAGGCCATGAGCGAGGCCGGCATCGGCTGCGCCGTGGACACGGTCAACAAGCTCACCGGCATGCAGGTTGACCACTTCATGATGGCTGATTTCAACGCCGTGAAGGAACTGTCCAACGCCGTGGGCGGGGTGGATGTGTGCATCAGCGACGCGGTGTATGATCCCGACTCCCGGCTGCGGCTGCCTGCCGGAACGTCGTCCGTCCAGGGCGAAATGGCACTTGCCTACCTGCGCACCCGTCATGCCTTTGCCGACGGCGGCGACCTGGGCCGCATCAAGGCGCAGCAGGGCTTCCTCTCATCGTTGACCCGAAAGATCAAGGACGACGGGACCCTCTCCGACCCCGCGAAAATGCTGAAGATCGCCGACGTCGTGACCCAGAACCTGACAGTGGACAACGGTCTTGCGTCCGTTCCCACGCTGCTGACCATCGGCAATCGGCTCAAGGACATCGACATCAGCAAGGTGGCGTTTGTCGCGGTGCCCACCACACCGGCGCCCGTGGACCCCAACAGGCTGGTCATCGCAGAACCCGCAGGTGCGCAGCTCTTTTCGGCAATGCGCAAGAATGTGGACCTGACGGATCCCACCGCGCCCACCACACCGTCGCCCAGCGAAACGGCAGCACCTCCTGCCCCCACTGAGACGGCGACGCCCGTGCCGCCCTACAACAAAGCGATCCAGCCCGTGACCGTCGCCAACGGAAGTGGCATCAACGGCCGTGCCCAGGAGCTTGTCCAGGCGCTGGTTGCAGGCGGCTTCGCCCAGACCGGCCAGTTCCTCGCGCAGCCGGTGGCCAAGACCGCGGTGTATTACGGCAATGGCTTTGCCGACGTTGCTGCCGATGTGGCGGCGCTGCTGGGAATTCCGGCCACCCTCATGATCCCTGCTCCGGGCGTGGCAGGCGTGCAGGTGTACGTCGGCAGCGACTTCACCACCGGCACTGCCTTTGGGGCAGGAGGCGGAGCCGCCGCGGCTTTGCCCCAGGACATTGTGAACCAGACGGCAGGGGACAAGGTGTGCCAGCAGGCGAATCCTGACCTGATCGTGCGGCAGTAA
- the era gene encoding GTPase Era: MSKKNKAAEPDDFGGFRAGFSVLVGRPNAGKSTLTNALVGKKVAITSAKPQTTRHTIRGIVHRDDAQLILVDTPGLHRPRTLLGKRLNDLVADTLAEVDAIGFCLPANEKIGPGDKFIAAQLAAVGRKPVIAIVTKADLVDKQALTEQLLAVAALGREVMGEDGWKDIVPVSAADGFQVETVADVLISHMPPSPPLYPDGELTDEPEAVMVAELIREAALEGVRDELPHSLAVVVEEIVPREDRPDDNPLLDVRVNLYVERPSQKAIIIGKGGARLREVGTNARKGIEALLGTRIYLDLHVKVAKDWQRDPKQLVKLGF; encoded by the coding sequence GTGAGCAAGAAAAATAAGGCTGCCGAACCGGACGACTTTGGCGGTTTCCGCGCCGGTTTTTCCGTCCTGGTCGGCAGGCCCAACGCGGGCAAGTCCACCCTGACCAACGCACTGGTGGGCAAGAAGGTGGCCATCACCTCGGCCAAACCGCAGACCACGCGGCACACCATCCGCGGCATCGTCCACCGCGACGACGCCCAGCTGATCCTGGTGGACACACCGGGCCTGCACCGTCCCCGGACCCTGCTCGGCAAGCGCCTGAACGACCTCGTGGCAGACACCCTCGCCGAGGTGGACGCCATCGGATTCTGCCTGCCTGCCAACGAGAAGATCGGACCCGGTGACAAGTTCATCGCCGCGCAGCTTGCCGCCGTCGGCCGCAAACCTGTGATCGCCATCGTCACCAAGGCTGACCTGGTGGACAAGCAGGCGCTCACCGAACAGCTCCTTGCCGTGGCGGCGCTCGGCCGCGAGGTGATGGGCGAGGACGGCTGGAAGGACATCGTTCCCGTTTCCGCTGCCGACGGTTTCCAGGTCGAAACGGTCGCCGACGTGCTGATCAGCCACATGCCGCCGTCGCCTCCCCTGTATCCGGACGGGGAACTGACCGACGAGCCCGAAGCCGTAATGGTGGCTGAACTGATCCGCGAAGCAGCCCTGGAAGGGGTCCGGGACGAGCTCCCGCACTCCCTCGCCGTCGTGGTGGAGGAAATTGTCCCCCGGGAGGACCGGCCGGACGACAACCCCCTCCTGGACGTGCGCGTCAACCTCTACGTCGAGCGTCCCTCCCAGAAAGCCATCATCATTGGCAAGGGCGGGGCCCGGCTGCGGGAAGTCGGCACCAACGCCCGCAAGGGCATCGAAGCCCTCCTGGGCACGCGCATCTACCTGGACCTCCACGTCAAGGTGGCAAAGGACTGGCAGCGCGACCCGAAACAGCTGGTCAAACTGGGTTTCTGA
- a CDS encoding hemolysin family protein: MTQLLLVAVALVFLAVAALLTAAEAAFSFLPRHDAEQALHRSRGTAMRRILAEPVAHTRALRFWRVWFEMASAVAVAVLIASLLDNVWVAGLVATGIMALLGFVIVGVSPRQLGRLHSTAVVRFTAPMVRFLTSVLGPIPGWLVALGSSAAPGAPGGDDAFFSEQEFRELVDRASESDMIEDTEAEMIQSVFDFGDTLVRAVMVPRTDIVSIDAGSSLHQAMSLFLRSGYSRIPVINENTDHILGIVYLKDVAAVIHQLGADQAPPLVESLAREVRYVPESKPVSDLLRELQKESTHVAIVIDEYGGTAGLVTLEDLIEEIVGEIVDEYDTESAEAVALGDGSYRVSARMGIDDLGELFDLEIDDDEVDTVGGLLAKALGRVPIVGSSVDVQGVSLRADRLEGRRNRVSHIIAAPVPRVETDLEGLLEEAEATQQGVPREQEK, encoded by the coding sequence GTGACGCAACTGCTCCTGGTCGCGGTGGCACTGGTTTTCCTTGCCGTCGCGGCCCTGCTGACAGCGGCCGAGGCCGCCTTCAGTTTCCTTCCCCGGCACGACGCTGAACAGGCGCTCCACAGAAGCCGCGGCACCGCCATGCGCCGCATCCTTGCAGAACCGGTTGCCCACACCCGGGCCCTCCGCTTCTGGCGCGTCTGGTTCGAGATGGCCTCGGCCGTTGCCGTCGCCGTCCTGATCGCCAGCCTGCTGGACAACGTCTGGGTCGCCGGCCTGGTGGCCACCGGCATCATGGCCCTCCTGGGGTTCGTGATCGTGGGTGTTTCACCCAGGCAGCTTGGCAGGCTGCACTCCACCGCGGTGGTCCGCTTCACCGCACCGATGGTCCGGTTCCTCACCAGCGTGCTGGGGCCCATTCCAGGGTGGCTCGTGGCCCTGGGGAGCTCCGCGGCTCCCGGTGCGCCCGGCGGTGACGACGCGTTCTTCAGCGAACAGGAGTTCCGGGAACTCGTGGACCGGGCCAGTGAGTCCGACATGATCGAGGACACCGAAGCCGAAATGATCCAGTCGGTCTTCGACTTTGGGGACACCCTGGTGCGAGCCGTCATGGTTCCCAGGACGGACATCGTCAGCATCGACGCCGGCTCAAGCCTCCACCAGGCCATGTCCCTGTTCCTGCGCTCGGGATACTCGCGAATCCCGGTCATCAACGAGAACACCGACCACATCCTCGGCATCGTCTACCTCAAGGACGTTGCGGCCGTCATCCACCAGCTGGGAGCGGACCAGGCGCCGCCCCTGGTGGAGTCGCTGGCCCGCGAGGTCCGCTACGTGCCGGAGTCGAAACCCGTCAGCGACCTCCTGCGCGAACTGCAAAAGGAGTCCACGCACGTAGCCATCGTGATCGACGAGTACGGCGGCACTGCCGGCCTGGTGACCCTCGAAGACCTGATCGAGGAGATCGTGGGCGAGATCGTCGACGAATACGATACCGAGAGCGCCGAAGCCGTGGCCCTGGGAGACGGCTCCTACCGGGTCAGCGCCCGGATGGGCATCGACGACCTGGGCGAGCTGTTCGACCTGGAGATCGACGACGACGAGGTGGACACCGTGGGTGGCCTCCTCGCCAAGGCGCTGGGCCGCGTTCCCATCGTGGGCAGCAGCGTGGACGTGCAGGGCGTATCGCTGCGGGCGGACCGGCTGGAAGGCCGGCGGAACCGGGTCAGCCACATCATTGCGGCACCCGTACCAAGAGTAGAGACTGACCTTGAAGGCCTCCTGGAAGAGGCCGAAGCAACCCAGCAGGGAGTTCCACGTGAGCAAGAAAAATAA
- the ybeY gene encoding rRNA maturation RNase YbeY, which produces MSIEVNNESGVQVDESGLVALSRYIFEQLYIHPQAELSILLVDEPAMEKLHIELMDEPGATDVLSVPMDELTPGTPDRPTPQGMLGDIAICPQVATVQARNAGHSLQDEMLLLTTHGILHLLGYDHAEPEEKAEMFGLQRELLSGFTGKEAPAETTQ; this is translated from the coding sequence GTGAGCATCGAGGTGAACAACGAGTCCGGCGTCCAGGTGGATGAGTCCGGGCTCGTGGCCCTGTCGCGGTACATTTTTGAGCAGCTCTACATCCATCCGCAGGCCGAACTCTCCATCCTCCTGGTGGATGAACCGGCCATGGAGAAGCTGCACATCGAGCTGATGGACGAACCGGGAGCCACGGACGTGCTCTCGGTTCCCATGGACGAGCTGACTCCAGGGACCCCTGACCGGCCCACACCCCAGGGCATGCTGGGCGACATTGCCATTTGCCCGCAGGTGGCCACGGTGCAGGCCCGGAACGCGGGCCACTCGCTGCAGGACGAGATGCTGCTGCTCACCACGCATGGGATCCTTCACCTGCTGGGCTACGACCATGCCGAACCGGAAGAGAAGGCGGAGATGTTCGGGCTCCAGCGGGAACTCCTGTCCGGCTTCACCGGCAAAGAAGCACCTGCCGAGACGACCCAGTGA
- a CDS encoding PhoH family protein gives MTESANGKRRINTGDGSPGEFPHSLPGIRTEVVLFENSDQMVQSLGSHDEALRFIEEQFPDVNFHARGNELSISGPVSDVPRIMRLLQEVRGLVARGTVITPAVLQQLVALLRTQSLQNPVDVLTHDILSSRGRTIRPKTLNQKNYVDAIDANTVIFGIGPAGTGKTYLAMAKAVQALQQKEVSRIILTRPAVEAGERLGFLPGTLSDKIDPYLRPLYDALHDMMDPESIPRLMAAGTIEVAPLAYMRGRTLNDAFIILDEAQNTTPEQMKMFLTRLGFGSRMVVTGDVTQVDLPFGTRSGLRIVEEILQGIEGVNFSVLDAADVVRHRLVGDIVNAYSIWDEAQRNRVKHSASREKRGEHA, from the coding sequence ATGACTGAATCAGCAAATGGTAAGCGCCGGATCAACACGGGCGACGGCAGTCCGGGGGAATTCCCGCACTCCCTGCCTGGCATCCGGACCGAAGTAGTCCTCTTTGAGAACTCCGACCAAATGGTTCAGTCGCTCGGCAGCCATGACGAGGCGCTGCGGTTCATCGAAGAGCAGTTCCCGGACGTCAACTTCCATGCCCGCGGCAACGAACTGTCCATCAGCGGCCCCGTCAGTGACGTTCCCCGCATCATGCGGCTCCTCCAGGAAGTCCGTGGCCTGGTGGCCCGGGGCACAGTCATCACGCCCGCGGTGCTGCAGCAGCTGGTTGCCCTCCTGCGCACCCAGTCACTCCAGAATCCCGTGGATGTGCTCACCCACGACATCCTCTCCAGCCGCGGCAGGACCATCAGGCCCAAGACGCTGAACCAAAAGAACTACGTTGACGCCATCGATGCCAACACGGTCATCTTCGGAATCGGCCCGGCCGGCACCGGCAAGACCTATCTCGCCATGGCGAAAGCCGTCCAGGCACTGCAGCAGAAAGAGGTCAGCCGGATCATCCTGACGCGCCCTGCGGTGGAGGCGGGGGAGCGGCTCGGGTTCCTGCCCGGCACGCTCAGCGACAAGATCGATCCCTACCTGCGCCCGCTCTACGACGCCCTGCACGACATGATGGACCCGGAATCCATCCCGCGGCTCATGGCGGCCGGCACTATCGAGGTGGCGCCCCTTGCCTACATGCGCGGCCGCACCCTCAACGACGCCTTCATCATCCTTGACGAGGCCCAGAACACCACGCCGGAACAGATGAAGATGTTCCTCACCCGGCTCGGTTTCGGATCCAGGATGGTGGTCACCGGAGACGTCACCCAGGTGGACCTGCCCTTCGGAACGCGTTCCGGGCTGCGGATCGTCGAAGAAATCCTGCAGGGCATCGAGGGCGTCAACTTCTCTGTCCTGGATGCCGCCGACGTTGTGCGGCACAGGCTTGTTGGCGACATCGTCAACGCCTACAGCATCTGGGATGAAGCCCAGCGGAACCGCGTCAAACATTCAGCAAGCCGCGAAAAACGGGGGGAACACGCGTGA
- a CDS encoding GerMN domain-containing protein produces the protein MGRVRPAVLAGILVLVPALAACTAENGPTPSVTSASVPATGGTMPDAPATSAPLETTQSSNKAPVYWIGRSGGNIFLYREFRDVPEQENPVTRALRAMMSEKPLDPDFFTPWQNPDKLATSISGKDIITVDVSADAFNSNLDADMAARAIQQLIYTATAAAASSGLIDTGQQVRVRILVDGHTDYVAFGKVQLGALMTRAAGLVAPVWIIDPQESTEVPAGSVKITGRSTSPGAKLRWQILQSGDGGSKAPFLTGETTAGAGQGQAGVFALALTLPAGDYELRVAQAGSGGEPDRNEDTRSFKVR, from the coding sequence ATGGGCCGAGTGCGCCCTGCCGTCCTCGCAGGAATCCTGGTGCTCGTTCCCGCCCTTGCAGCCTGCACCGCCGAGAACGGACCAACGCCCTCCGTCACCTCCGCCTCAGTCCCGGCCACGGGCGGCACCATGCCGGACGCACCGGCCACCAGCGCTCCGCTGGAAACCACCCAGTCCTCCAATAAGGCCCCGGTGTACTGGATTGGCCGCAGCGGCGGGAACATCTTCCTCTACCGTGAGTTCCGGGACGTTCCGGAACAGGAGAACCCGGTGACGCGGGCACTCCGCGCCATGATGTCGGAGAAGCCGCTGGACCCCGACTTCTTTACGCCCTGGCAGAACCCGGACAAACTTGCCACCTCCATCTCGGGCAAGGACATCATCACGGTCGACGTCTCGGCCGACGCCTTCAACAGCAACCTCGACGCCGACATGGCCGCCCGCGCCATCCAACAGCTGATCTACACGGCGACCGCCGCCGCTGCCAGTTCGGGCCTGATCGACACAGGGCAGCAGGTCCGGGTGCGGATCCTCGTGGACGGCCACACGGACTATGTCGCGTTCGGAAAAGTCCAGCTGGGCGCACTGATGACCCGGGCAGCCGGGCTGGTGGCGCCGGTGTGGATCATTGATCCGCAGGAAAGCACCGAGGTACCTGCCGGCAGCGTAAAGATCACCGGCCGCAGCACGTCGCCGGGAGCAAAGCTCCGCTGGCAGATCCTGCAGTCCGGGGACGGCGGCAGCAAGGCCCCGTTCCTGACCGGGGAAACCACGGCCGGCGCCGGGCAGGGGCAGGCGGGCGTCTTTGCGCTGGCACTGACCTTGCCGGCCGGCGACTATGAGCTCCGGGTGGCGCAGGCAGGGTCCGGCGGGGAGCCGGACCGCAACGAGGACACCAGGTCCTTCAAGGTCAGGTAG
- a CDS encoding 16S rRNA (uracil(1498)-N(3))-methyltransferase produces the protein MSNPVFFTSAGSLAGMVPGQLFVLEGAEARHAVTVKRLSPGEAVDIVDGAGARMSGKVASAAPTGLEVECGALAMEDRPDVRLVLVQALAKGDRDELAIETATELGIDAVIPWQSERSIVRWKGDRAARAHAKWESTVAAAAKQARRAWIPEVRAAVDTAGLSAAVEGADLAVILHEDAVRPLRTVLEAWQGSGHDGIREVLLIVGPEGGISPREVTKLCDKGAVTALLGHHVLRSSTAGPAAVVLASDILGRWTAT, from the coding sequence GTGAGCAACCCCGTCTTCTTCACCTCCGCCGGTTCACTGGCGGGCATGGTGCCCGGCCAGCTCTTTGTCCTCGAAGGGGCGGAGGCCCGGCATGCAGTCACCGTCAAACGCCTGTCTCCGGGCGAGGCCGTGGACATTGTCGACGGCGCCGGCGCGCGCATGAGCGGCAAGGTCGCCTCCGCCGCGCCCACGGGACTTGAAGTGGAGTGCGGCGCACTGGCAATGGAAGACAGGCCGGACGTCCGTCTGGTGCTGGTTCAGGCCCTGGCCAAGGGCGACCGCGACGAACTGGCCATTGAAACGGCCACCGAGCTGGGCATCGATGCCGTCATACCCTGGCAGTCGGAGCGGTCCATCGTGCGCTGGAAAGGTGACAGGGCCGCCCGCGCCCACGCCAAGTGGGAGTCCACCGTGGCCGCCGCCGCCAAGCAGGCGCGGCGCGCCTGGATCCCCGAGGTCCGGGCCGCCGTCGATACTGCCGGGCTTTCCGCCGCCGTGGAGGGTGCAGACCTGGCCGTCATCCTCCACGAAGATGCCGTGCGTCCGCTACGGACCGTCCTGGAAGCGTGGCAGGGGAGTGGGCACGACGGAATCCGGGAAGTCCTGCTGATCGTCGGCCCGGAAGGCGGAATCAGCCCGCGGGAAGTAACGAAACTCTGCGACAAAGGCGCTGTGACCGCCCTGTTGGGGCACCACGTCCTGCGGTCCTCCACGGCTGGGCCTGCCGCCGTCGTGCTTGCAAGCGACATCCTCGGCCGGTGGACGGCTACCTGA
- the dnaJ gene encoding molecular chaperone DnaJ → MSSHYDVLGVSPEATGEEIKKAYRKLARTLHPDVNPGADASERFKAVTHAYEVLSDPQKRRIYDTTGNENGTDNGFGGAGYAGQGFAFQDIFDTFFGAGGTSGPASRVRRGQDALISVRIDLRDAVFGVNKKLEVDTAVVCPTCDGSCCRPGTHPERCDICGGSGQVQRAVRSILGQVMTAAPCGTCEGFGTVIKDPCNECSGQGRIRSRRSLTIKVPAGVATGTRIQLAGQGEAGPAGGPTGDLYVEIRVNNDATYVREGDDLHATLHIPMTAAALGTDVSLETFDGTQDIDVKPGTQSGEIITLRGLGVTHLRGYGRGDLKVHLQVDTPAKLDPAQEDLLRQLAKLRGEQITEGKLAASGGMFAKLRDRLGNL, encoded by the coding sequence TTGAGCAGCCACTATGACGTCCTTGGAGTCTCACCCGAAGCTACGGGCGAAGAGATCAAAAAGGCCTACCGCAAACTGGCCCGCACCCTTCACCCGGATGTAAACCCCGGTGCGGACGCTTCAGAACGCTTCAAGGCAGTAACTCACGCCTACGAGGTCCTTTCCGACCCCCAAAAGCGGAGGATCTACGACACCACAGGCAACGAGAACGGCACGGACAACGGCTTCGGCGGTGCCGGTTACGCGGGCCAGGGCTTTGCTTTCCAGGACATCTTCGACACCTTCTTCGGCGCCGGTGGCACCTCCGGCCCGGCTTCCCGCGTCCGCCGCGGCCAGGACGCCCTCATCAGCGTCCGGATCGACCTCCGCGACGCCGTGTTCGGCGTGAACAAGAAGCTCGAAGTGGATACTGCCGTGGTCTGCCCCACCTGTGACGGATCCTGCTGCCGGCCCGGCACCCACCCCGAGCGCTGCGACATCTGCGGCGGCAGCGGCCAGGTCCAGCGGGCCGTGCGTTCCATCCTGGGCCAGGTCATGACGGCCGCCCCCTGCGGCACCTGCGAAGGTTTCGGCACGGTCATCAAGGATCCCTGCAACGAGTGCAGCGGCCAGGGCCGTATCCGCAGCCGGCGGTCGCTGACCATCAAGGTTCCCGCCGGTGTGGCCACCGGAACCCGGATCCAGCTCGCCGGGCAGGGCGAAGCCGGACCTGCAGGCGGACCGACCGGTGACCTGTACGTGGAAATCCGCGTCAACAATGACGCCACCTACGTGCGGGAAGGCGATGACCTCCACGCCACCCTGCACATCCCCATGACGGCGGCTGCACTGGGCACGGACGTCAGCCTGGAAACGTTCGACGGTACCCAGGACATCGACGTCAAGCCCGGAACACAGTCCGGCGAGATCATCACCCTGCGTGGCCTGGGTGTCACGCACCTGCGGGGATACGGCCGCGGGGACCTGAAGGTCCACCTCCAGGTGGACACTCCGGCCAAGCTCGACCCGGCACAGGAGGACCTCCTCCGGCAGCTCGCCAAGCTCCGCGGCGAACAGATCACCGAGGGCAAGCTCGCCGCCAGCGGCGGCATGTTCGCCAAGCTCCGGGACCGGCTCGGTAACCTGTAG
- the hrcA gene encoding heat-inducible transcriptional repressor HrcA: MSEPRKLEVLRAIVEDYVHSREPVGSKALVERHHLGVSSATIRNDMAALEDEGLITAPHTSAGRIPTDKGYRLFVDQISAVKPLSAAERRAIQSLLEGADDLDDVLDRTVRLLSQLTNQVAVVQYPHLSKALVRHIEFVLLAPRKVLVVLIANSGKVEQRVIDVGQDLGDDALAALRTRFLAALAGTPLSQLAKALPAVVAGTAHGQCQAAHALALGLEGLAQNTREDRMVMAGTANLARSNVDFPLSIGPVLEALEEQVVMLRLLSEMAQDHRGVAVSIGRENPYDGLAEASVVATGYGPDSAAKVGILGPTRMDYPTTMAAVRAVARYLSRILGP; this comes from the coding sequence GTGAGCGAGCCACGCAAACTGGAAGTGCTGCGGGCCATCGTGGAGGACTACGTCCACTCCCGCGAACCGGTCGGGTCAAAGGCATTGGTCGAACGGCATCATCTTGGCGTTTCGAGTGCAACCATCCGCAATGACATGGCGGCCCTTGAAGACGAGGGATTGATCACGGCCCCGCACACCAGTGCAGGCCGGATTCCCACGGACAAGGGCTACCGGCTCTTTGTCGACCAGATCTCGGCCGTCAAGCCCCTGTCGGCAGCGGAGCGCCGGGCCATCCAGTCCCTCCTGGAAGGCGCAGACGACCTCGACGACGTCCTGGACCGCACCGTCCGGCTGCTGTCGCAGCTGACCAACCAGGTGGCTGTGGTCCAGTATCCGCACCTCAGCAAGGCACTGGTGCGCCACATCGAGTTCGTGCTCCTGGCCCCCCGTAAGGTGCTGGTGGTGCTGATTGCCAACAGCGGCAAGGTGGAGCAGCGGGTCATCGACGTCGGCCAGGACCTTGGCGACGACGCCCTGGCCGCGCTCCGTACCCGCTTCCTTGCCGCACTCGCCGGAACTCCGCTCAGCCAGCTGGCCAAGGCGCTCCCCGCCGTCGTGGCCGGCACCGCGCACGGCCAGTGCCAGGCCGCGCACGCCCTGGCACTTGGCCTCGAGGGGCTGGCGCAAAACACCAGGGAGGACCGGATGGTCATGGCCGGGACAGCGAACCTGGCCAGGTCCAACGTGGACTTCCCCCTCAGCATCGGCCCCGTGCTCGAGGCACTGGAGGAACAGGTGGTGATGCTGCGGCTGTTGAGCGAAATGGCCCAGGACCACCGCGGAGTCGCCGTCAGTATCGGAAGGGAAAACCCTTATGACGGCCTTGCCGAAGCCTCCGTCGTGGCCACCGGCTACGGCCCGGACAGCGCCGCGAAGGTAGGGATCCTCGGCCCAACCAGGATGGACTATCCCACCACCATGGCCGCCGTCAGGGCTGTGGCCCGCTACCTTTCCAGGATTTTGGGGCCCTGA